Proteins encoded by one window of Aspergillus puulaauensis MK2 DNA, chromosome 4, nearly complete sequence:
- a CDS encoding putative polyketide synthase (COG:I;~EggNog:ENOG410PJBH;~InterPro:IPR016036,IPR032088,IPR016035,IPR016039, IPR014030,IPR018201,IPR042104,IPR014031,IPR001227, IPR006162,IPR014043,IPR020806,IPR020841,IPR009081, IPR036736,IPR036291,IPR013120;~PFAM:PF00550,PF07993,PF16073,PF02801,PF00698, PF01370,PF00109;~SMCOG1022:Beta-ketoacyl synthase;~antiSMASH:Cluster_4.4;~go_function: GO:0004315 - 3-oxoacyl-[acyl-carrier-protein] synthase activity [Evidence IEA];~go_function: GO:0016740 - transferase activity [Evidence IEA];~go_function: GO:0016746 - transferase activity, transferring acyl groups [Evidence IEA];~go_function: GO:0031177 - phosphopantetheine binding [Evidence IEA];~go_process: GO:0006633 - fatty acid biosynthetic process [Evidence IEA]), which translates to MKPSTTATSFIFGGHIGPQTKTSLGKEVRKIANGPNGGWILDTLAGMPRYWEAVTEKIPEVASTMQGPRLLAGLESWFRTGSDSDDSDSLAPDAELPDLWLGILMVAIQLDQYWRYLESRFADTAVDDLQAELVKEEKVEAVGFCAGMIAAVAIASSHTRQEFEQYGAVALRIAALMAVLVGATEEWTKATGKGRSVSIATAWRTRKQGEDLARIVSKMSPDAYISVILDDARATVTVSERLAPKLARQLRAAGVTAIQLAFRGQLHSPTAERERLTEAVIELCHAMPGLQYPDAARLALPINQVDGHETGLVGMVLRSMLVKQLDWTSTASKLALDKELSRVEFGFDRPLPPPVVRAFGAKLDYTEVDVPKDRRQPHDKDSEPVDAEPVHVAEPRQKEEAIAVVGMSLKVAGANDLDEFQQMLKTGQSQHQLITDDRMTPNMMFRDKDASRKWYGNFVRDPDAFDHKFFKKSPRESMAIDPQGRLSLEAAYQALEQSGYFNELAMTSAAEQERKKHVGVYVGLCSYEYDSNVHCHPPSAFTTTGELRSFIPGRVSHYFGWTGPSLTFDTACSSSTVALHNACRDLLSGEVPAALCGGVNVLTSLQWTQNLAAGSFISPTGQCKPFDSGADGYCRGDGIAYVFLKKLSTAVADGNTVLGTIRSTGVNQNLNTTPLFVPNVPSLSTLFNEVIRKARVDPREISLVECHGTGTPVGDPAEWQSIRNAVAGPRRDTVLPIGSAKGHVGHTEGASGLVSLIKVLLMMRGNFIPPQASFNTMNPGIHAQPSDNMEVVTALRSWPGARKVALLNNYGACGSNSSAIVAHSAHKPGKGPLPGAQRLPFWISGLDARSIAAYSTALAPYLQTQSQDQTSLADVSFNMKWQSNPGLSQGMIFSCSTVDELQAKLAQAARATKDTALSVGIAPVKPERPVILCFGGQVSTFIALDRAVYEGASVFRHHLDTCNAAITSHGLQSIYPDIFSSEPYQDTIKLQTALFAVQYASARAWMDCGIADKVVSVVGHSFGEITALCVAGVLSLEDTVQLIAGRARLVQTAWGPDSGSMMAIEADEAVVQALLQESNAKSDGTAGIACYNGPRSFTVAGSTRAIDAFAATLPGKEVKSKRLNVTNAFHSALVEGIVERLGEVGKRASFHDAVIPIERATEHGADSESTLDWTFVGSHMRQPVFFHHAVQRLAAKHPEAIFLEAGSNSTITVMASRALASPQSQSQSKSTHHFQSIAITNTSKGIDRLTDATVDLWKQGLRVSFWAHHRLQKDEYAQLLLPPYQFEKTRHWLELKSPVEQALKIAQVQDETKTQQEHANPTSLDMWTFLGFQEHKKKSKLARFRINTSSDKYQRLFATHFIAKTAPIAPATLEIDIAIEALFSLNPEWRRGGFSPTIRDMLSHSPMCADSTREYLLDLESRNAAETEWNWTIHSTSSSSSPDKHAEGRITMNSPSDPAALQEFGRWKRTVTYAQCQAVLALGPHDEGVEALQGRNVYRAFEDVVDLGPVYRGVKYIVGVGQEKGEEKGEGECVSAGIVHKQHSGDTWLDVPRADCYGQIAGMYVNLLTDIPGSDMFVATGLELVMRSPDQTVSVTDGRENGSGIWHVLARHARQGEKAYVTDIFVFDAETGALAEVILGLQYVRVPKATMSKILARVTTDKSFVRSTAASLPPHPHPRGEPLTATATAATKPAPPKATNIANKVCNVVANVSGIEASELSLDSEMADLGIDSLMAMEVAREMETTFHCTLDSTETMVATSIRDFAACVSSALARAGQDAGGDGDGDGGSSSTESDSVLSDWGQDTDSDISTPDDASVITSKSHDPVSGPLTPAIQDVDRGDVAAREAEALRLVEAYTAGWESPALKDASNSTITGSGAGAVVIVTGASGSLGSHIVQALAERPDVASVVCINRAAKDTPPESRQEEALSSRGITLSPTAREKLHVYGTDTSKTHLGLSNQEYTWLAQHGTHIIHNAWPMSATRPLKAFEPQLQVMRNLLDLARDMALEDGPRRIGFQFISSIGVTGFSDKSPILEQPMAMAAAIPSGYNEAKWACERMLADTLRRHPRVFRAMMARPGQVSGSTASGFWNPVEHFAFVVKSAHALKLFPDLQGVLHWLPVDKSAGVMVDLLNIGAEEEDSGEVYPVYHVDNPVGQSWKEMVLVLAASLDIPAHGIVPFREWIRRVRESSLPPAQNPASMGLGFLESHFERMACGGIVLDTQHAKEHSKTMAAQGPVSAEVVRSYVSSWKAMGFLH; encoded by the coding sequence atgAAGCCATCAACCACAGCAACAAGCTTCATCTTTGGAGGCCACATCGGCCCCCAGACCAAGACCTCACTGGGAAAAGAAGTCCGCAAGATCGCCAACGGCCCAAATGGAGGATGGATCCTCGACACCCTGGCCGGCATGCCACGGTACTGGGAGGCCGTGACGGAGAAGATCCCCGAAGTAGCCAGCACGATGCAAGGCCCTCGCTTGCTGGCCGGTCTTGAATCGTGGTTTCGAACCGGTTCTGACTCGGACGACTCGGACTCGCTGGCTCCAGACGCGGAGCTCCCAGATCTTTGGCTCGGGATCCTGATGGTTGCCATCCAGCTGGATCAGTATTGGCGCTATCTGGAGAGCCGATTCGCAGACACAGCCGTCGACGACCTACAGGCAGAGCTagtcaaggaggagaaggtcgaggcaGTTGGGTTCTGCGCTGGCATGatcgccgccgtcgccattGCCAGCTCGCACACTCGACAAGAATTCGAACAGTACGGCGCCGTGGCCCTGCGCATCGCGGCCCTGATGGCAGTCCTTGTAGGCGCCACCGAGGAGTGGACCAAAGCGACAGGAAAAGGCAGGTCGGTCTCGATAGCCACAGCCTGGAGAACCCGCAAGCAGGGCGAGGATCTGGCGCGCATCGTCTCGAAGATGTCTCCCGACGCCTATATCTCTGTTATCCTCGACGACGCCCGAGCCACGGTGACAGTGTCAGAACGCCTCGCGCCCAAGCTGGCCCGGCAGCTCCGAGCAGCTGGCGTCACGGCCATCCAGCTCGCGTTCAGGGGCCAGCTTCACTCCCCGACGGCAGAGCGCGAACGTCTCACCGAGGCTGTGATTGAACTGTGCCACGCGATGCCTGGGCTACAGTATCCCGACGCTGCCCGGCTCGCACTGCCCATCAATCAAGTCGACGGTCACGAAACGGGCTTGGTGGGGATGGTCCTGCGCTCTATGCTGGTGAAGCAGTTGGACTGGACCAGCACTGCTTCCAAGCTGGCGCTGGACAAGGAGCTCTCTCGTGTTGAATTTGGGTTCGACAGGCCCCTGCCTCCCCCGGTGGTGCGTGCCTTTGGTGCTAAGCTTGACTATACGGAGGTCGATGTTCCCAAGGACCGACGACAACCACACGACAAGGACAGCGAGCCTGTCGATGCTGAACCAGTGCACGTCGCAGAGCCGCgtcaaaaagaagaagcaatTGCAGTAGTGGGCATGTCGCTCAAGGTCGCAGGAGCCAACGACCTGGACGAGTTCCAGCAGATGCTCAAGACCGGCCAGTCGCAGCACCAGCTCATCACCGACGACCGGATGACGCCCAACATGATGTTTCGTGACAAGGACGCCAGTCGGAAGTGGTATGGGAACTTTGTGCGCGACCCAGACGCCTTCGACCacaagttcttcaagaagAGCCCGCGCGAGTCCATGGCGATAGACCCCCAGGGCCGGCTGTCCCTCGAGGCCGCGTATCAAGCTCTGGAGCAGTCTGGCTATTTCAACGAGCTGGCCATGACAAGCGCTGCTGagcaggaaaggaagaagcaCGTTGGTGTCTATGTCGGGCTGTGCTCCTACGAGTACGATTCCAACGTCCACTGCCATCCCCCCAGCGCCTTCACGACGACGGGCGAGCTGCGCAGTTTTATCCCCGGCCGCGTCTCGCATTACTTTGGATGGACGGGCCCGTCGTTGACCTTTGATACCGCATGCTCTTCGTCCACTGTCGCCCTCCACAATGCCTGCAGGGACCTGCTGTCCGGCGAGGTCCCGGCCGCGCTGTGTGGTGGTGTCAATGTCCTGACAAGCCTGCAGTGGACGCAGAACTTGGCCGCTGGCAGCTTCATCAGCCCGACGGGCCAGTGCAAGCCCTTTGACTCTGGTGCAGATGGGTATTGCCGCGGCGACGGAATTGCCTACGTCTTCCTGAAGAAGCTCTCAACCGCCGTGGCCGATGGCAATACCGTGCTAGGCACCATTCGCTCGACAGGCGTCAACCagaacctcaacaccacGCCGCTCTTTGTCCCCAATGTCCCGTCGCTGTCGACGCTCTTCAACGAGGTGATTCGCAAGGCACGCGTCGACCCACGCGAGATCTCGCTCGTCGAATGCCACGGCACTGGCACGCCGGTGGGCGATCCTGCTGAATGGCAAAGCATCCGGAATGCCGTGGCCGGTCCGCGACGAGATACGGTTCTGCCTATTGGGTCGGCAAAGGGGCATGTTGGCCATACTGAAGGTGCATCAGGCCTGGTCTCCCTGATCAAGGtgctgctgatgatgcgAGGCAACTTCATCCCGCCACAGGCCAGCTTCAACACCATGAACCCCGGGATCCACGCTCAGCCCTCGGACAACATGGAGGTCGTCACGGCCCTGCGCTCGTGGCCGGGAGCCCGCAAGGTGGCTCTGCTCAATAACTACGGGGCCTGTGGATCCAATTCAAGCGCGATCGTCGCTCACTCGGCGCATAAGCCTGGCAAAGGCCCTTTGCCTGGGGCGCAACGACTCCCGTTTTGGATCTCCGGCCTCGATGCCCGCAGCATCGCAGCGTACAGCACCGCACTGGCCCCGTACCTCCAGACCCAGTCGCAGGACCAGACGAGCCTCGCCGATGTCTCGTTCAACATGAAATGGCAATCGAACCCCGGTCTGTCGCAAGGAATGATCTTCAGCTGCAGCACCGTGGACGAGCTCCAGGCCAAACTCGCCCAGGCAGCTAGGGCTACCAAGGACACAGCCCTAAGTGTCGGCATTGCGCCGGTGAAGCCTGAGCGCCCCGTCATTCTGTGCTTCGGAGGCCAGGTCTCGACATTCATTGCCCTGGATCGCGCGGTATATGAAGGCGCATCAGTGTTCAGACACCATCTGGACACCTGCAATGCCGCCATCACGTCTCACGGCCTGCAGAGTATCTATCCCGATATATTCTCTAGCGAGCCATATCAGGATACGATCAAGCTCCAGACAGCTCTCTTTGCGGTGCAATATGCCTCGGCCagggcctggatggactgtGGGATCGCCGACAAGGTGGTCTCGGTGGTGGGCCACAGCTTTGGGGAAATCACAGCCCTCTGTGTTGCAGGCGTGCTGAGTCTGGAGGACACGGTCCAGTTAATCGCCGGTCGAGCCAGGCTGGTGCAGACTGCTTGGGGGCCTGACTCCGGCTCCATGATGGCCATCGAGGCCGACGAAGCCGTGGTGCAAGCTCTGCTGCAGGAATCCAACGCGAAATCCGACGGGACCGCAGGCATCGCATGCTACAACGGCCCTCGCAGCTTCACCGTGGCTGGATCAACCAGGGCCATTGACGCATTCGCCGCCACGCTGCCAGGAAAGGAGGTCAAGAGCAAGCGTCTCAACGTCACCAATGCCTTCCACTCGGCCTTGGTAGAGGGCATCGTCGAACGTCTAGGGGAGGTTGGCAAGAGAGCCAGCTTCCATGACGCCGTCATCCCGATAGAACGAGCCACCGAGCATGGCGCCGACTCTGAATCCACGCTGGACTGGACGTTTGTTGGCTCGCACATGCGCCAGCcggtcttcttccaccatgcTGTCCAGCGACTCGCAGCGAAGCATCCCGAGGCTATCTTCCTGGAAGCTGGGTCCAACTCGACCATCACCGTCATGGCATCGCGCGCCCTTGCCAGCCCGCAGTCCCAGTCGCAGTCGAAGTCGACGCACCACTTCCagtccatcgccatcaccaacaccagcaagGGCATCGACAGGCTCACCGATGCAACAGTCGACCTCTGGAAACAGGGCCTACGCGTGTCTTTCTGGgcacatcatcgcctccagaaGGACGAGTATGCGCAGCTCCTCTTGCCGCCTTATCAGTTCGAAAAGACACGGCACTGGCTCGAGCTGAAGTCGCCAGTCGAGCAAGCCCTGAAGATTGCTCAAGTCCAGGACGAAACCAAGACTCAGCAGGAGCACGCCAACCCGACGTCTCTCGACATGTGGACCTTCCTAGGCTTTCAGGAGCACaagaagaagtccaagctGGCTCGATTCCGCATCAATACCTCCTCAGACAAGTACCAGCGTCTCTTCGCAACCCACTTCATCGCAAAGACAGCGCCCATTGCCCCAGCCACGCTCGAGATCGACATAGCCATCGAAGCCCTCTTCAGTCTCAATCCGGAATGGAGACGTGGTGGTTTCTCGCCGACCATCCGCGACATGCTCAGTCACTCGCCCATGTGCGCGGACTCCACGCGCGAGTACTTGCTCGACCTGGAGTCTCGAAATGCAGCAGAGACGGAATGGAATTGGACTATTCACAGcacatcttcctcttcttctccagacaAGCACGCTGAGGGCCGCATCACCATGAACTCACCATCCGACCCAGCCGCGCTGCAGGAATTCGGACGCTGGAAGCGCACTGTCACATACGCGCAGTGCCAGGCTGTTCTGGCATTAGGTCCACACGATGAAGGCGTGGAGGCCCTGCAGGGGCGCAACGTGTACCGGGCCTTTGAAGACGTCGTCGACTTGGGGCCTGTATACCGCGGCGTGAAGTACATCGTGGGCGTGGGCCAGGAGAAaggggaagagaagggggaaGGGGAGTGTGTGAGTGCAGGAATCGTGCATAAACAACACTCCGGTGATACCTGGCTAGACGTCCCCAGGGCAGACTGCTACGGCCAGATTGCAGGCATGTACGTTAACCTGCTGACGGACATTCCTGGGAGTGATATGTTTGTTGCCAccgggctggagctggtgatgCGCTCGCCAGATCAGACTGTGTCTGTGACGGATGGCCGGGAGAATGGTTCAGGCATCTGGCATGTCCTCGCTCGCCACGCACGTCAGGGCGAAAAGGCCTACGTGACTGATATCTTTGTCTTTGATGCTGAGACGGGGGCGCTGGCGGAGGTCATCCTGGGCCTGCAATATGTCCGCGTCCCCAAGGCCACAATGAGCAAGATCCTGGCGCGAGTGACGACGGACAAGTCGTTTGTACGAAGCACTGCAGCGTCTCTGccgcctcatcctcatcctcgtggCGAGCCTCTCACTGCTACTGCTACTGCTGCTACCAAACCGGCACCTCCCAAAGCAACCAATATCGCAAACAAAGTATGCAACGTGGTTGCCAACGTTTCCGGCATCGAAGCCAGCGAATTGAGCCTCGACAGCGAAATGGCCGACTTGGGCATTGATTCcctgatggccatggaagtGGCGCGCGAGATGGAGACCACATTCCACTGCACCCTCGACAGCACCGAGACAATGGTCGCCACCAGCATTCGCGACTTTGCTGCCTGCGTGTCGAGTGCGTTGGCGAGGGCTGGTCAAGACGCTGGCGgtgacggtgatggtgacggTGGCTCGTCCAGCACCGAGAGCGATTCTGTGCTTTCGGACTGGGGTCAGGACACCGACTCTGATATCTCGACGCCGGATGACGCCTCGGTCATCACCAGCAAGAGTCACGATCCGGTGAGTGGTCCACTCACCCCTGCGATACAGGATGTTGATCGTGGCGATGTAGCAGCCCGAGAGGCAGAGGCCCTGCGTCTAGTCGAAGCCTACACAGCCGGCTGGGAGTCGCCGGCTCTTAAAGacgccagcaacagcaccatcacTGgatctggagctggagctgtggTGATTGTGACAGGCGCATCTGGCAGCCTGGGATCGCACATTGTCCAAGCCCTCGCCGAGCGCCCCGACGTCGCAAGTGTCGTCTGCATCAACCGCGCCGCCAAGGATACGCCCCCAGAGAgccgacaagaagaagccctcTCTTCCAGAGGCATAACACTGTCGCCGACTGCCCGTGAGAAACTGCATGTATACGGGACCGACACGTCAAAGACCCATCTCGGTCTCTCGAACCAGGAATACACCTGGCTCGCCCAGCACGGCACGCACATCATCCACAACGCATGGCCCATGAGCGCTACACGGCCACTCAAGGCTTTCGAGCCCCAACTCCAGGTAATGCGGAACCTGCTGGATCTGGCGCGCGAcatggccctggaagacgggCCGCGCAGAATCGGATTCCAGTTTATCTCTTCGATTGGCGTGACGGGGTTTTCGGACAAATCTCCCATCCTCGAGCAGCCCATGGCAATGGCCGCGGCGATACCCAGTGGCTATAACGAGGCCAAGTGGGCGTGCGAGCGCATGTTGGCCGACACGCTGCGCCGCCACCCGCGGGTTTTCAGGGCAATGATGGCCCGGCCAGGCCAGGTTTCTGGATCGACAGCAAGTGGGTTCTGGAATCCGGTCGAGCACTTTGCGTTTGTTGTGAAGAGTGCGCATGCGCTGAAGCTGTTTCCTGATCTGCAGGGCGTGCTGCATTGGTTGCCTGTGGACAAATCTGCCGGCGTCATGGTGGATCTGCTCAATATcggcgctgaagaagaagactcAGGAGAGGTGTACCCGGTCTATCACGTCGATAACCCTGTTGGCCAGTCGTGGAAGGAAatggtgctggttctggcgGCGTCTCTGGATATCCCAGCCCACGGCATCGTTCCCTTTAGGGAGTGGATCCGGCGAGTTCGTGAATCGTCGCTACCACCGGCGCAGAATCCGGCGTCCATGGGGCTTGGGTTCCTTGAGAGTCATTTTGAACGCATGGCTTGCGGTGGGATCGTGCTGGACACGCAGCATGCAAAGGAGCACTCGAAAACTATGGCCGCACAAGGGCCGGTGAGTGCTGAGGTTGTTCGGTCGTATGTCTCGTCTTGGAAGGCGATGGGGTTTCTTCATTAA